The Amycolatopsis nigrescens CSC17Ta-90 genomic interval TAAGAGGACCAGGCCAGGTGTAGCGCACCGGACCCGGCTCGTCAGGGTGCAGACAGGCCAGGTCGGTGGACTCGCTCGACCTGGAGGGGGAGGTCTTCGCGCCGCGGCGCCCGCGCCGCCCCGGCCGTCTCACGAATCCGTGGGGCGGCCGGGGCAACCACGGAAACACAGCGCCCCAAGACTTTCCCACCCAGCGGACTGACCATGCCTGGGTCTGTCCTGTTCGGACAGTCCGGTACGGCGTGTTCTGAAAACGCGGAACGGCCCGGCGCTCGGGTGAGTGCCGGGCCGTTCGGGTGGTGCGGGGTCAGCCTGCCGCCCCGAGGAGGATCACGGCGAGCAGGGTGACGGTGGTGGCGAACAGGGCGACCCAGGCGCGCTGGGTGGCGGACAGGGCGGTGGTGGTGCTGTTCATGCTGGTGTCCAAACGGCGTCGTCGGCTCTTGCCTGGGTGAAAACGCCTTGATCTACCCTGGTGTTAACAGCTTGCCAACTATGTGAGGCAAATCACCGGACCGGCCCGTTCGGCCAGGTCAGCGCGACTGGTCGCGGTGCTTGACGGTGAACCAAAGTACCGCCGCGGCGGCACCGATCATCAGCACGAACGCCAGCCCGCCGACCACCAGCGCCTGGGTGACGTCGGTGGACGCGGCGGCGGTGCTCGCGCCACCGCCACCGGTCGGTTTCGGCTCGGCGGCCATCGCCGGCAGCGCGCCCCCGAGCGCTACCGCGATCACCATCCCGACGCCGGCCAGAACCCTGGAAACAACCTTCGACATCTGCGCTCCCTCCTGCTCCCTCTTGTCTTGGGAACGCTTCGGAGGTGCGGTTATGTTGCCAGGGTCGCCGAGATCACAACGATCACAAACTGCTGATCGTCTCGTCGATCTGGCCTGCCAGCGAGGTGTCCTTGGCGGTGATGCCGCCGTCGGAGTGGGTGCTCAGCCGGAAGGTCAGCGTGCGCCAGCGGATGTCGATGTCCGGGTGGTGGTCCAGGCTCTCCGCGATCTCGGCGATCCGGTTCACCGCCGCGATCGCGGTGGGGAAGTCGGCGAGCTCCGCGGTGCGTTCCAGGGCGTCGCCCTCCCGCCGCCAGCCGGAGAGGTTTTCGAGTGCGTCGGAGATCTCTTGGTCACTGAGTAGGTCTGCCATGGGTCCTATGGTGGTACGGCGGCGAGTACGCTGCACGTCTGCCACGGGAGTTCGGCGCAGCCGGGCTGAGAGGTGGGCGCACTGCCCGCGACCGTTCGCACCTGATCCGGATCATGCCGGCGCAGGGAGGCCCAGCCCCTTCTTGCCGGCCAGTGCTAGGGAGGGGCCCCATGACAGCCAGACCGTTGCGCGCCGCCGGGACGGTGACCGCACTGTGCCTGGTCGCCGCGGTGACCGCGAGCTGCACCATGTTCAGCGGATCGGATGAGCAGCAGCAGGGCGCGACCGTGGTCAAGCTGGTCACGCACGACTCCTGGGCCGCGCCGCAGGAGGTGCTGGACGCGTTCGAGCGGCAGTCCGGGGTCAAGATCCAGGTGGTCAAGGAGGGCGACGCGGGCGCGCTGACCAACAAGCTGGTGCTGACCAAGGCCGCCCCGATCGCCGACGTCGCGTACGGAGTGGACTCCACCTTCGCCTCCCGCGCGCTCGCGGAAAACATCTTCACCTCGTACACCAGCCCGGAGGCCGACCGCGGACCGCAGCGGTACGCGGTGGACCCCGAGCACCGGTTGACCGCGGTCGACGTCGGCGACGTGTGCGTCAACATCGACACCGGCTGGTTCGCCGAGAAGGGGCTCCCGGAGCCGAAGACCTACGAGGACCTGGTCGACCCCCGGTACAAGGATCTGCTGGTGGCGGAGAGCCCGGCGACCTCATCGCCCGGCCTGGCCTTCCTGCTCGGCACCGTTGCCAAGTACGGCGAGCAGAGCTGGCCGGAGTACTGGTCCAAGCTCAAGGCGAACGGCATGAAGTCGGTCAGCGGCTGGACCGAGGCGTACAGCCAGGACTTCTCCGGTTCGTCCGGCAAGGGCCCGCGCCCGATCGTGGTCTCCTACGCCTCCTCGCCGGCGGCCGAGCTGGGTACCGACGGCAAGCCGCGCACCAAGGCGCTGCTGGACACCTGCTACCGCCAGGTCGAGTACGCCGGCGTGCTGACCGGCGGCAAGCAGCCGGAGCAGGCGCAGAAGGTGGTCGACTTCCTGCTCTCCCAGCAGTTCCAGGTGACCGTTCCGGCCAACATGTACGTCTATCCGTCGCGACAGGGCGTGGAGCTGCCGGCGGGCTGGGCCGAGGCCGCGCCGCTGCCGCAGCAGCCGGCCTCGCTGCCGGGCGACCAGGTGCAGGCGGGCCGGGAGCGCTGGATCGGGCAGTGGCGCACGCTGGTGGAGGGCTGACCACCCGACTGAGCCGTCCGGCCGCCCGGCGCGGTGCCGGGCTCGCATTGCTGGCGCTGCTGCCGGTCGGCTTCCTTGCCGTGCTGTTCATCTGGCCGGTGGCCGCGATCATCGGACTCGGTTTCGAGGACGGCGGCGTCGGGCAGGTGATCGCCGACGGGCAGACCTGGCGGCTGGCCGGGTTCACCGTGGCGCAGGCCGCCGCGTCCACGGTGCTCGCGGTGCTGGCCGGGATGCCGGTCGCCTTCCTGCTGGCCAGGGTGCGGCTGCCGGGCGTCGGCCTGGTCCGAATCCTGGTGCTGGTCCCGTTCGTGCTGCCCACCGTCGTGGTCGGGCTGGCCTTCCGCGCGCTGTGGCCGGACGGCGGGGTGGCCTCGATCGTGCTGGCGAACGCGTTCTTCAACGTGGCGGTGGTGGCCAGGACGGTCGCCGGGCTCTGGTCGCATTTGGACGTACGGGCGGAGAACGCGGCGCGGGCGCTCGGCGCGTCGCCGTGGCGGGCCTTCCGCACGGTCACCCTGCCCGCGCTGACCCCGGCGATATTGTCCGCTGCGGCCGTGGTCTTCCTGTTCTGCGCCACCAGTTTCGGGGTGGTGCTGCTGCTCGGCGGTGCGCGCTACCGGACGCTGGAGACGGAGATCTACCTGCGCACGGTGAACCTGCTGGACCTGCCGGGCGCGGCCGCGCTGTCGCTGGTGCAGCTGGCCGCGGTGCTCGCCGCGCTGGTGCTCGGCGCGCTGGCGAGGCGGCGCCGCGAGACCGCGCTGCGGCTGCGTTCGCGGACCGAGACCGCGCGACGGCCAGAGGGCGGGCAGTGGTGGGTGGTGGCCGCCGCGGTCGCGGTGCTCGGCCTGCTGCTCACCCCGATCGTCGCGCTGCTGCTCAGGTCCGTGTCCGGGGCAGACGGCTGGACGTTGGCCGGATACCGGGCGCTGGCCGGGCACGGGGCGGACGGCACGCTGCTCGTCTCCGGCTGGGCGGCCGCGCGGAACTCGCTGGCCACGGCCACCGACGCGACCTTGCTCGCGATGCTCATCGGGGTCACCGCTTCGGTGCTGCTGGTCACCCTGCGCCGCTCGGCGGGCCGGATCGCGGCCGGGATGGGCGAGGCGCTGGACGCGGCGCTGATGCTGCCGCTCGGGGTGTCCGCGGTGACCGTCGGCTTCGGCTACCTGGTCACCTTGGACGCGCTGCCAGGCGATCTGCGGACCTCCCCGCTGCTGGTCCCGTTCGCGCAGGCGCTGGTGATCATCCCGCTGGTGATCCGGATGGTGCTGCCGGTGCTGCGTTCGGTGGACGAGCGGCTGCGCCAGGCCGCGTCCACCCTCGGCGCCGGTCCGCTGCGGGTGTGGCGGGAGGTCGACCTGCCGCTGACCATCCGCTCGGTGGTGGCGGCCACCGGGTTCGGCTACGTGGTCGCGCTCGGCGAGTTCGGCGCGACCAGCTTCCTGGCCAGGCCGGAGGCGCCGACCCTGCCGGTGGCCATCGCCGGGCTGATCTCGCGGCCAGGCGAGCTGAACAACCAGATGGCCTACGCGGGCTGCGCGTTGCTGATGCTGGTCACCGCGGCGGCGGTGACCGTGATCGACCGGATCGCCGCCGCGCCGGTAGGGGAGTTCTGATGTCGCTTTCGGTATCCGGGTTGACCGTCCACTATGGATCGTTCGTGGCCGTGCGGGACGCCGCGCTGGACATCGCCGATGGCGAGGTGCTGGCACTGCTCGGGCCGTCCGGCTCCGGCAAGTCCACCCTGTTGCGGGCGATCACCGGGCTGGAGCCGGTGGCCGCCGGCCAGGTGCGCTGGGACGGCGCGGACCTGGCCGGGCTGCCGGTGCACCGGCGCGGGTTCGGGCTGGTGTTCCAGGACGGGCAGCTGTTCCCGCACCGCGACGTGGCCGGGAACATCGCGTTCGGGCTGCGCATGCACGGGGTGCCCAAGGGCGAGCACGCCGAACGGGTGGAGCGGCTGCTGGACCTGGTCGGCCTGGCCGGTTATCAGCGTCGCCGGGTGACCGAGCTGTCCGGCGGTGAGGCGCAGCGGGTGGCGCTGGCAAGGGCGCTGGCGCCGGAGCCGCGGCTGCTCCTGCTGGACGAGCCGCTGTCCGGACTGGACGCGAGCCTGCGCGAGCAGCTCGCCATCGACCTCGCCGAGCTGCTGCGCAACGCGAAGATCACCGCGCTGCTGGTGACGCACGACCAGGAGGAGGCCTTCACGCTGGCCGACCGGGTCGCGGTGCTGGAGGCGGGGGAGATCCGGCAGGCCGGTGCGGTGCCGGAGGTCTGGCGCAACCCGGTGGACGACTCGGTGGCGGCCTTTCTCGGCGTGACCACGATCCTGACCGCGCGGGCGGCGGACGGCGTGCTGCGCTGCCCGCTCGGGGAAGTGCCGGTGGACTGGGTCGCCGACGGCGAGGTGCGCCTCGGCCTGCGCCCGGCCGGGCTGCGGGTGGCCGAGGCCGGGATCTCCGGCGAGGTGCTCAGCCGGGTGCACCGGCGCGACCACGCCAGGCTGGTGGTGCGCCCGGACGGCGGATCGTCCACAGTGGACGCTATCGCGCCGGTGAGCGCGGTGATCAATCCAGGCGACAAGGTGCGACTGGCGATCGATGTGGATGGAGTGGCCGTTATCGGGGCGGCGTCGTGAGTGAAAAGCGTTGCCGGAGCAACACTTTTCACTCACGACCCGGTCAGCCGTCGCGGGTGCTGATGCGGGCGTAGGCCAGCGACATCGCGACCGCGATGTAGCAGAGCGCCCGCAGCGCGCCTTCGCCGAGCTGGTCCATCGGGGTCGGGTCGCGGAGCACGTCCGCCAGCGCCGTCCACGACTCGTTGAGCAGGAACGGATGCAGCCAGCTCACCGCGTCCAGCAGGCCGAGCACCTGGAACATGACGGTACCGGCGAGCACCGAGACGACCACCAGCATCGGGTGCTCGGTGCAGGCGGAGATGGCCAGCGCGACCGCGCCGACCGCCCACAGCTGCAGGGTCACCCAGCCCACCGCGAGCGCGATCTTGCCCAGCGCGCCGCCGAGCGAGAGCGTGGTGCCGGACAGCGTGATCATGGCACCGGTGCCGTTGATCACCACTCCGGTCACCACCGCGGTCAGTGCCATCACGAACACCGCGGTCAGCGCCACGGTCGCCACGCCGAACGCCTTGACCGCGAGCAGCCTGCCGCGGCTCACCGGCGCGATCAGCCAGCCGCGCAGCGTGCCGTGCGAGGTCTCACCGGCCAGCGCGTCCGCGCCCGCCATCGCGGTGGCCAGCGGCAGCAGCAGGGCCAGCGTCACGGTGAGCACCGCGATCGGCAGCACCAGCGCGTTGCCGACGGCGGCGGTGAACAGGCTGCCGCCGCCCCCGTCCGGGCCGGCGCCCTCCGGCGCGGCCGTCGGGTCGACGAGGGTCAGGCTCACCCCGACCACCACCGGGATCAGCGCGAGCAGGCCGAGCACGATCAGCGTGCGCGGCCGCCGGAAGATCCAGCGCAGCTCGGCGCGGGCCAGCCTGGCCACCGAGACGGTGTCGTGGCGCGCGGTGACGGGTGCGGGAATCGCGGGGGCGCTCATGCCTGCACCTCCGCTTCCACCGGCAGGTCGTCCCCGGCCTGGGTCAGCCGGGCGAACACGTCTTCCAGGCCGGTCCTGGCCCTGGTCGCCTCTTCGATCGCGACGCCGCCGTGCACGAGTACCTGAAGTACCGTCGGCGCGTCCGTGGCGCTGAGGTCGGCGCGAATGCCCTCTGGCACCAGCCTGCTGGGAATTCTGTTCTCCCGCAGCACGTCCACCGCCTTGTTGGCGTCCGAGGAAGACGCAGTAGACACGATGAGGGCCGGACTGCCGGACTCCAGCAACTCGGCGAGCTCGCCCTGGGCGACCACCGCGCCGGAGTGCAGCACGGCCACATGCGTGCAGGTGGCCTCCACCTCGGCGAGCAGGTGCGAGGAAACCAGCACGGTCACGCCGTCCGCGTGCAGCTCGGCGATGATCTTGCGGATCTCCCTGGTGCCCGCCGGGTCGAGCCCGTTCGTCGGCTCGTCCAGCACGACCATCCGGCGCGGCACGAGCAGTGCGCCGGCCAGGCCGAGCCGCTGCTTCATGCCGAGCGAGTAGCCCTTGTAGCGCCGGTGCGCGGCGTCGATGAGGCCGACCCGTTCCAGCGCGGCCTCCACCGCGGTGGAGATCTGCGACGACGGTAGCCGCGGCTCGGCGGCGGCCATCCGGAACAGGTTCTCCCTGCCGGAGAGGAACGGGTGGAACCCGGGGCCCTCCACCAGCGCGCCGACGTCGGGCAGCGCCTTGCCGGCGCCCTCTGGCATCTTGTGCCCCAGCAGCTCGACCTCGCCCTCGGTGGGCCGGACCAGGCCGAGCAGCATCCGGATGGTGGTGGTCTTGCCGGAGCCGTTCGGCCCGAGCATGCCAAGCACCGCGCCTTCCGGCACCTCCAGGTCGACCTGGTCCACCGCGACCGTGCCGCGGTAAACCTTGCGCAGGCCCCTGGTACGAGCGGCTGGGGATGGAGCGGGGGTGGACGCCCCTTCCAGGACGTCCACCCCTGTCGCTATCCCCGCTGGGAAGGTCACTTGTTCCCCAGCGCTTCGATCAGCACCTGCTCCGGGACCGCACCGGCGGCGAACCGGCCGTCGTCGGTGATCAGCGCGGTGCCCACCTTGAGCGAGATCACGTGCCCGGTACCGAACGGACCGGTCACCGGCTTGCTGACCTGGTCGAGCAGCGCCTTCGGGTCGAAGCCGGCGCCCTGGCCCTGGCCACGGTCGCCGTCGCCCCAGTTGCCCCAGCCGCGCTTGTCCTTGTCGGCCGGCTGCTGGCCGCCCTGCAGCGACTCCGGCGAGAACTTGCCGGTCACCACGGTGTCCCAGCCGGTACCGACCACGGTGGTGTCGCCCATGGCCTTGTCCTTGCCCTGGGCGTCCCGCTCCTTGGCCCAGTCCTTGTCCTTGTTCACGTCGGCCTGCTTCTCGGTCACCTTGGCGCCCTGCGGCGGGGTGAAGTTGAAGCGGTCCGCGGGCTGCGGGGCGAAGCTGACGTCGGTGTACGCGATCTGCAGCGCCGGGTCGGCCGAGCCGTTGGCCAGCACCGCGAGCCGCAGCGGCACCCGCTTCTCGGCGTCGATGCTCACCCGCACCTCGCGGAGCAGCGTGCGCTCGTCCGGCTTCGGGGTCAGCACGACCTCGTAGGCCGGGCGGTCCGCGACGCGGGCGGTGCCCTCGACGCTGACCGTGCTGGTCTCACGCACGGTGTTGACCAGGTCGGCCGCCGCGGCGGTCGGGTCGGTCACCTCGCCGTCGTGCACGCCCTTGTCCTTCAGCGCGTCCGCGGGCACCGTGATCTTGGTGGCGGTGTTCTTGCCGGAGTCGTACTTCCACACGGTCTCGCCGTTGCGCACCACGGTCTGCTCGCTGCTGCCCTGCTGCAGCGAAAGACGGCTGGCCCCGGCACCGTCGTTGTAGATGCGCGCACTGTCCAGGTCCAGCGACGGGACGCCGGGCAGCGCGGGCAGCCCGAGCGCGTTGTCCACCTTGACGGTGCCCTCGAAAGCCGGGGTCTGTGCGGTGAGTACCGACTGGACCAGGTCCTCCGCGCTGACGGGCGGTAGCTGGGGCGCCTCACCGGCACCGGCCGGCATGGCGATGACCGCGAGCCCGGCCGCACCGAGCGCGGTACCGAGTACCGCTGCGGTAATGGCCTTCTTCTTCGGATCCATGCATGTCTCCCTGTGTTGCCGAACACCAGTGTGCTCGTTTTCCCATCGCAAGGCTGCCCGCCCCCGCCTGAGATCGCCCTGAGAAACCCGGCCGACCCTGAGAGAACGCTGAATGCGGCACGCATGAGCAGCGGGAATAGGGCACGCTGAAAGCTGTGAAACCTCGGGTCCTCGTCGTGGACGATGAATTGGGCGTGCGCAAAGCGCTGCACCGCGGCCTGCGCGCGGAAGGCATGGACGTGGTCACCGCCGCCGACGGGCCGAGCGGGCTGCGGCTGGCCGAGACCGGTTCCTTCGACGTGCTGCTGCTGGACATCATGCTGCCCGGCCTGTCCGGCTACCGGGTGCTGCAGCACCTGCGCGCGCAGGGCGTGCCGACGCCGGTGCTGATGATCTCGGCGAAGGACGGTGAGGTCGACCAGGCGGACGGCCTCGACCTGGGCGCCGACGGGTACATCGTCAAGCCGTTCTCCTTCGTGGTGCTGGTCGCGCAGGTGCGCGCGGTGCTGCGGCGGGCGTCCTCGGAAGGGGTGCGCGGGCCGTTGCGGATCGGCGGGCTGGTGGTGGACAGGGCCACCCGGGAGGTGCACTGGCACGACGAGCCGGTGGCGCTGAGCCCGCGGGAGTTCGCGCTGCTCGAGGTGCTCGCCGCGCGGGCTGGCACGGTGGTCACCAAGGACGAGCTGCTGCGCGCGGTCTGGGGCGACGAGCAGGCGGCCACCCGCAACGTGGTCGAGGTCTATGTCGGTTATGTCCGGCGCAAGCTGGACGCGGTTGGCGCCGGCTCGCTGGTGCGCACCGTCCGCGGCCACGGCTACCTGGCCTCCGACGAGCAACTGGACCAGATCATGCCCGCGGCCGGTCCGGGTTGAGCAGGCCGCCGGTCTGGTGGTCGCGCCGTTCGCTGCGGTTCCGGCTCACCGCCACGGCGGCCGCGATCACGCTGGCCGTGCTGCTCGGGGTCGCGCTGCTGGCGAGCCGGGGCCTCGGGCCGCTGCTGACCACCTCGGTGGACGGCGAGCTGCGGGACGCGCTCGGCCCGGCAGCGGCGGACGTCTCCGCTGGACGGCCGCCGCAGCCGTTGTCCGGGGTGACCGTGCGGGTGCTGGACATCGCGGGCAACCCGCTGGACGGCATGCAGGCGCCCGACCTCAACCCTGCCGAGATCCGGAACCTGAAGGCAGGGGAAGCCGTCGGTGCCGGTGAGCAGGGCTCGCGGTGGCGCTGGCTCGGCCAGGTGGTCACCGCCCCGGATGGCTCCCAGCGGCTGCTGGCGGCCGGCGCCGGACTGGTCGGCTTCACCTCCGCGGTGCGCGGCGGCGGTGAATGGCTGATCTGGACCGCGTCCGGCGGGGCGGTGCTGTCCGCGCTGGCCACCTGGCTGGTGGTGCGCTCGGTGCTGCGGCCGGTCGGCCGGATGCGCCAGTCGGTGCGCGTGCTGCCGTCCGGGCAGCGGCTGCCGCTGCCCGGTTCGCACGACGAGCTGCGCGACCTCGCCACCGAGTTCAACGCGCTGCTGGCAAGGCAGGAGGAGATCAGCGACCGGCTGCGCAGGTTCACCGGCGACGCGGCGCACGAGCTGCGGTCGCCGGTCGCCTCGATCCGGGTGCAGGCCGAGGTGGCCGTGACCAACCCGGATCCCGAGCTGGCGCAGGAGACGCTGGCGGACATCCTGGCCGAGTCGGAGCGGCTGTCCGCGTTGCTGGACGGGCTGCTCGCGCTGGCCCGTTCGGACGCGGGCGAGGTGGCCCCGGCCGAGCCGGTGGAGCTGGTCTCCGAGGCGCGGGCCGCGGTGGAAAGGCTGCCGGCGGGCTCGCCGCAGGCCAGGGTCAGCGGGACGGTCGGGCAGGCATGGGCGCATGCCGCGCCGGCCGAGGTCGAGCTGGTGCTGAACAACCTGCTGCGCAACGCCTGCCGGTATGCCGAGGGGCAGATCGTGGTGTCCGTGGTGACGGTGCGTTCGACCGTGCGGGTGGTGGTGGACGACGACGGCCCCGGGGTCGCGCCGGAGCACCGCGACCGCATCTTCGACCGGTTCTACCGGGTTTCCGACGACCGGGCCCGCTCCTCCGGCGGCACCGGGCTCGGCCTGGCAATGGTGGCCGAGGCGGTACGCCGCCGGGGCGGCCGGGTCACCGTCGGCGAGTCGCCGGAGGGCGGCGCCCGGTTCCAGGTCGCCTGGCGCGCCGCCCCCGCCGTCGACATGTCGTGAAGGGCACCTTCCCTACGTTGAAGGTAGGCAAGGTGCCCTTCACGGACGATCGGCAGCGGGGGCGGTAGCGTCCGGCGGGTGAGCGGCGGAGTGATCGTGGGGGCGGCCATCGTGCGTGCCGGCGGGCTGCTGGCCCAGCAGCGCGCCTGGCCGGCGGAGCTGGCGGGACGCTGGGAGCTGCCCGGCGGCAGGGTCGAGCCGGCGGAGCCGGACGAAGCCGCGCTGCGCCGCGAATGCGCCGAGGAGCTGGCGGTGGACGTGCTGGTCGGGTCGCGGGTCGGGCCGGACGTGCCGCTGCCGGGCGGCAAGGTGCTGCGCGTCTTCGCCGCCGAGCTGGCCGATCCGGCCGTCGAGCCGCGCGCCGTCGAACATCTCGCGCTGCGCTGGCTGACCGTCGACGAGCTGGACGACGTCGACTGGCTCCCCGCGGACGAAGAGCTGCTACCCGACTTGAAGGGGCTGCTCGCGACGTCGTGAGTGGAAAGTGTTGCCGGGACAACACTTTCCACTCACGAGGGTCAACCGGCGCCGATCAGGCGAAGGGCGCTTTGCAGCCGGTGCTCGCCGCGTTCCGACGCGCGGACCGCGCCCGCGCGGCGGACCCGGTCCAGCTCGCCGGGGTCGGCCAGCAGCGCGGTCGCGGATTCTCTGACCGGCCGCAGGGTCTCGATCACAGCGTCGGCCAC includes:
- a CDS encoding 4a-hydroxytetrahydrobiopterin dehydratase, which translates into the protein MADLLSDQEISDALENLSGWRREGDALERTAELADFPTAIAAVNRIAEIAESLDHHPDIDIRWRTLTFRLSTHSDGGITAKDTSLAGQIDETISSL
- a CDS encoding thiamine ABC transporter substrate-binding protein, coding for MTARPLRAAGTVTALCLVAAVTASCTMFSGSDEQQQGATVVKLVTHDSWAAPQEVLDAFERQSGVKIQVVKEGDAGALTNKLVLTKAAPIADVAYGVDSTFASRALAENIFTSYTSPEADRGPQRYAVDPEHRLTAVDVGDVCVNIDTGWFAEKGLPEPKTYEDLVDPRYKDLLVAESPATSSPGLAFLLGTVAKYGEQSWPEYWSKLKANGMKSVSGWTEAYSQDFSGSSGKGPRPIVVSYASSPAAELGTDGKPRTKALLDTCYRQVEYAGVLTGGKQPEQAQKVVDFLLSQQFQVTVPANMYVYPSRQGVELPAGWAEAAPLPQQPASLPGDQVQAGRERWIGQWRTLVEG
- a CDS encoding ABC transporter permease; amino-acid sequence: MAHAGGGLTTRLSRPAARRGAGLALLALLPVGFLAVLFIWPVAAIIGLGFEDGGVGQVIADGQTWRLAGFTVAQAAASTVLAVLAGMPVAFLLARVRLPGVGLVRILVLVPFVLPTVVVGLAFRALWPDGGVASIVLANAFFNVAVVARTVAGLWSHLDVRAENAARALGASPWRAFRTVTLPALTPAILSAAAVVFLFCATSFGVVLLLGGARYRTLETEIYLRTVNLLDLPGAAALSLVQLAAVLAALVLGALARRRRETALRLRSRTETARRPEGGQWWVVAAAVAVLGLLLTPIVALLLRSVSGADGWTLAGYRALAGHGADGTLLVSGWAAARNSLATATDATLLAMLIGVTASVLLVTLRRSAGRIAAGMGEALDAALMLPLGVSAVTVGFGYLVTLDALPGDLRTSPLLVPFAQALVIIPLVIRMVLPVLRSVDERLRQAASTLGAGPLRVWREVDLPLTIRSVVAATGFGYVVALGEFGATSFLARPEAPTLPVAIAGLISRPGELNNQMAYAGCALLMLVTAAAVTVIDRIAAAPVGEF
- a CDS encoding ABC transporter ATP-binding protein; protein product: MSLSVSGLTVHYGSFVAVRDAALDIADGEVLALLGPSGSGKSTLLRAITGLEPVAAGQVRWDGADLAGLPVHRRGFGLVFQDGQLFPHRDVAGNIAFGLRMHGVPKGEHAERVERLLDLVGLAGYQRRRVTELSGGEAQRVALARALAPEPRLLLLDEPLSGLDASLREQLAIDLAELLRNAKITALLVTHDQEEAFTLADRVAVLEAGEIRQAGAVPEVWRNPVDDSVAAFLGVTTILTARAADGVLRCPLGEVPVDWVADGEVRLGLRPAGLRVAEAGISGEVLSRVHRRDHARLVVRPDGGSSTVDAIAPVSAVINPGDKVRLAIDVDGVAVIGAAS
- a CDS encoding ABC transporter permease, which translates into the protein MSAPAIPAPVTARHDTVSVARLARAELRWIFRRPRTLIVLGLLALIPVVVGVSLTLVDPTAAPEGAGPDGGGGSLFTAAVGNALVLPIAVLTVTLALLLPLATAMAGADALAGETSHGTLRGWLIAPVSRGRLLAVKAFGVATVALTAVFVMALTAVVTGVVINGTGAMITLSGTTLSLGGALGKIALAVGWVTLQLWAVGAVALAISACTEHPMLVVVSVLAGTVMFQVLGLLDAVSWLHPFLLNESWTALADVLRDPTPMDQLGEGALRALCYIAVAMSLAYARISTRDG
- a CDS encoding ABC transporter ATP-binding protein gives rise to the protein MDVLEGASTPAPSPAARTRGLRKVYRGTVAVDQVDLEVPEGAVLGMLGPNGSGKTTTIRMLLGLVRPTEGEVELLGHKMPEGAGKALPDVGALVEGPGFHPFLSGRENLFRMAAAEPRLPSSQISTAVEAALERVGLIDAAHRRYKGYSLGMKQRLGLAGALLVPRRMVVLDEPTNGLDPAGTREIRKIIAELHADGVTVLVSSHLLAEVEATCTHVAVLHSGAVVAQGELAELLESGSPALIVSTASSSDANKAVDVLRENRIPSRLVPEGIRADLSATDAPTVLQVLVHGGVAIEEATRARTGLEDVFARLTQAGDDLPVEAEVQA
- a CDS encoding LolA family protein, whose amino-acid sequence is MDPKKKAITAAVLGTALGAAGLAVIAMPAGAGEAPQLPPVSAEDLVQSVLTAQTPAFEGTVKVDNALGLPALPGVPSLDLDSARIYNDGAGASRLSLQQGSSEQTVVRNGETVWKYDSGKNTATKITVPADALKDKGVHDGEVTDPTAAAADLVNTVRETSTVSVEGTARVADRPAYEVVLTPKPDERTLLREVRVSIDAEKRVPLRLAVLANGSADPALQIAYTDVSFAPQPADRFNFTPPQGAKVTEKQADVNKDKDWAKERDAQGKDKAMGDTTVVGTGWDTVVTGKFSPESLQGGQQPADKDKRGWGNWGDGDRGQGQGAGFDPKALLDQVSKPVTGPFGTGHVISLKVGTALITDDGRFAAGAVPEQVLIEALGNK
- a CDS encoding response regulator transcription factor, which codes for MKPRVLVVDDELGVRKALHRGLRAEGMDVVTAADGPSGLRLAETGSFDVLLLDIMLPGLSGYRVLQHLRAQGVPTPVLMISAKDGEVDQADGLDLGADGYIVKPFSFVVLVAQVRAVLRRASSEGVRGPLRIGGLVVDRATREVHWHDEPVALSPREFALLEVLAARAGTVVTKDELLRAVWGDEQAATRNVVEVYVGYVRRKLDAVGAGSLVRTVRGHGYLASDEQLDQIMPAAGPG
- a CDS encoding ATP-binding protein — its product is MSRPPVWWSRRSLRFRLTATAAAITLAVLLGVALLASRGLGPLLTTSVDGELRDALGPAAADVSAGRPPQPLSGVTVRVLDIAGNPLDGMQAPDLNPAEIRNLKAGEAVGAGEQGSRWRWLGQVVTAPDGSQRLLAAGAGLVGFTSAVRGGGEWLIWTASGGAVLSALATWLVVRSVLRPVGRMRQSVRVLPSGQRLPLPGSHDELRDLATEFNALLARQEEISDRLRRFTGDAAHELRSPVASIRVQAEVAVTNPDPELAQETLADILAESERLSALLDGLLALARSDAGEVAPAEPVELVSEARAAVERLPAGSPQARVSGTVGQAWAHAAPAEVELVLNNLLRNACRYAEGQIVVSVVTVRSTVRVVVDDDGPGVAPEHRDRIFDRFYRVSDDRARSSGGTGLGLAMVAEAVRRRGGRVTVGESPEGGARFQVAWRAAPAVDMS
- a CDS encoding (deoxy)nucleoside triphosphate pyrophosphohydrolase, with the protein product MSGGVIVGAAIVRAGGLLAQQRAWPAELAGRWELPGGRVEPAEPDEAALRRECAEELAVDVLVGSRVGPDVPLPGGKVLRVFAAELADPAVEPRAVEHLALRWLTVDELDDVDWLPADEELLPDLKGLLATS